Genomic segment of Gopherus flavomarginatus isolate rGopFla2 chromosome 2, rGopFla2.mat.asm, whole genome shotgun sequence:
TTTTCAAGGCTAGCCCCATGAGCGTATTGCAGTATTCTAGTGTGTATTTGCAGGGAAGTAGTATCAGTCCaatcaccaggggcggctctaggcattttgctgccccaagcacggcaggcaggctgcctttggtggcttgcctgcggagggtccactggtcccgcggctttggcctacctcccgcaggcaagctgtgggaccagcggacccttcgcaggcaaactgctgaaggcagcctgcctgctgccctcgtggcgaccggcagagcgcccccagtggcttgctgccgcaagcacatgcttggcgtcctggtgcctggagccgcccctgccaatcACAGCAATGTGCAAAGTGAATTCTGTTGATACTTTTGCTCAGTAAAGTCTATAAAAACATAGCATCTAAAATTAAATATACTATTGGACAGTGGAGATGCATGACTAGACaaaacatgcaaataaagtggtagAGAGCTGATGCAGATTTTGTTTTAAGCAGAAGTGTAAAATTATCAAAAGATATTGGAATtttgatatatattttaatagGTTTTCATTCTTAGGGAAGATACCCATTTCCTCATTTTGTTTTGCAAGTGATCCAGAGAAGGATGCATGGTAAAAGGACTGTACACTTTGTACATATTAGCAGAGTCAATCAACATAAATCTTGCTTTTGTCATCTCTTtgactttccccctccctttctgtaCTAGATCTATGCAGAAATGCTGTGGCAGCAAGCTAACGAAGACAGGCAAAACTCACGAAAAAAGACTTGCTTTGGAACCCCCCTCACAGAGGAGAAACTTAATGACTTCCATAATGAACAGATTGGACAGCTGCTGGAATTGATGCAAGAAGCCACTAAACCTAATAAGCAATTTAATATTTCTGATGATTCTGAATACAAGAACTAGATTGTTAAATGCacttaaaaagcattttatagaGCTTCCTTTTTCAATTTGAGTAGAACATTATAATGAAGAATAATGAAAGCTGATGTGGTAAATTGTGTGTTTTAACCTGATGTATCTGTTTCCTTATGCAGTGATGTTAGAATTACTTTATGGTCCCAGGTTATGTAAACAATAACAAACACTTGTACTTTGCATTTTAGAAAATGTGCTTTATTTTAAGAATTTTGGTAATTGTCATGTTTTCAAAATGGAAAGTTTTATGCTAGAATTGGATTTAAGCACCTGGTAGGTCTTGATTTCAAGCCAAGTCATTATTTGTATATCATCCACTTCTTCCTCTAATAATGGAAAGGATGCaatcaacagtaattttctgatgGGGATTCAGCAACTACTGTACAAAGAAGGAATGTGTGCTACTGATTTAGGTTTATTGCATAGAAGTAAACCATGTTTACAAGGATATGTTGTTCTTTCATTTGAATGCTAGTTTTCTTCATAAATTTTATTGTGGAATTTTCCtttaaacaaaatacattttttattctAAAATTCACCCTGCTTAAAACCACAGTCTTATGAGCAAAATAATCTGTTTTTCAGTTAGATCCCTAGAATCTGTCAAAGTATAATTCCCTTCCTTATCCCTGAAATCCTGCTATTTTACAGATAAATTGTCTTATTAATTCAGCAATAAAATAATTCTTTAGTAGAAATGCATACACTGAGTCATTGTtatacaattaaaatataaaGAAGCTTAAAGGCTCAGTATCATCCTGTATTCTGCTTTTATACAGAATCCAATAACAGGAACAACTCCCCTTTCATAGTATTTTATAAGTATTAGAAATAGATTGAACAAGCTTTAATGGAAACAAAGCGCTGCATTCTGCAATACAGTGTGTGCCTATTGTAATGCTCAGATCATTGTGATGTATGATGTAcagaattttgtaaaaaaaaatgcctCCCATCTCTTTAAAATGCACAACCTACGTGCTCAAAGGCAATTTTCTCTTCAGTATTTTAAACCTATATTTATAATTACTGCTCATG
This window contains:
- the SDHAF3 gene encoding succinate dehydrogenase assembly factor 3, mitochondrial — encoded protein: MPSPAALHVSRVRALYRRILLLHRALPVALKALGDEYVKEEFRRHRSVGPADAQRFLREWEIYAEMLWQQANEDRQNSRKKTCFGTPLTEEKLNDFHNEQIGQLLELMQEATKPNKQFNISDDSEYKN